The window TATACAGTGCCAGAATGCAACTCAGTAAATGATCGGATGTCAATTGTATGACCGTGCATTATGGTGTGTCCTTTCCATAGTTAGATTAGATGGAGGATAGAGAGCTTGCCTGCGGATGAGATCAGCTGGTAGCCCCTCGAGGTCGAATCGCCAGTGATGCTTGTAGTAGGCGGCGCTCATCTCCATGCAAACGGCGCCGGGGGTGAAGCAGGACTCGATCACGCCGTCGGCGTTGATCAGGCTCTGCCGCGCCAGCGCGTTGATCTCCAGCGTGTACCGCATGTGCGGGTGCAACAGCTTGAACACCGGGTGCATCGCGCTCAGCTGCCGGTACGCCGCCAGAATGAACGGCTCCATAACCGCGTGCGTCCTCAACCTGCGTGTCACCACCGCCCGATTAGAACCTCACCGCGTCCACGGGCTACCTGAAGCGAGAATTCTCGATCACAAGGCACTCGTTGTCGATCTCTGTACCAGTGGTTGACGAGCTGGTGGACGCCGGCGTCGTTGGAGCAGACGTGGGCCTTGCCGAGCATCCAGAGCCAGTTGGTAGTAGCGTCGCGAGGCGGCGTCAGCACCATGCTCGGCCGGGACGCCCCCGGTTGCGCCGGAGGGAGTCCCAACTCGATCGCTACGGGCTTCAGCGTCCCGATGGGATTCAAGAAGAAGAGTGTCCTCGTCGCGTACGCCTTCCGGTCCATCGCGTTGATCCTCTCGATGAACGGCAGGTATATGTCGTGGAAGTCCACCACGAACAGCTTCCCTTCCTCCACAGCCTTCATATGATCAGGAAGACACAACAGCAATCATCCATCAGGGGCCGCGACGATGGCACTTTCTGTCAGTATCATCAACATCGACGGCTTTTACAATATTTGTACCTGTTGTACGGTCAAACCCTCGAGCTGACCGGATATGTGGGCTTCGGTGATAGCGGATTCAGGTGGGCCATAGATCTCAGAGTCCAGCTTGCTGACCGGAGGGAAAGCCTATAGACCATAATACCCTTGTCACTACGGGGAGCTTCGTTCCAAATACCCTTGTTACCGACTGTGTGTATGGCTAAGGAGGATCACCTGAAGCCTCTCTATGCTGACAGGGTTGATGCCGGCGACCGCCTGTCGTGCAAACTCATCGTCCCGGAGCCACGCGAACTTGTCCTCTGCAGGTGGACAATCCAAATCGCATTAAGCTCAAGCAGAGACGTCAGGTAATCGGAAATTGGACGCAGTGCTTACTGGAGAGGATGCGTGGGGTGTCGTATCGAAGCAGGCCCTCGCTCGATTCCTGGATCTTTCGAACGAAAGGGAGCTTCTTGATGAGGTGTTCCTGGAGGCCGAGCTTGAGGACGAGGCCCTCCTTGTAGAGATTGTCGATGTGGTGGAAACCCTGGAAGTCATGGTTATCAGCGGAGATGGACGCGATGAGGGAGGGGATGAAGTTGTGCAGCACAGCCCTGAGTCTTCCTGCGGAGAAGGCACCCTGTTTCAGCTCCTCGAACGCCTCGTCCCGAGGCACATATATGGGATGTGGCTTCTCGATTCGGCTCTCAGCTACCATGTCTGCACCAATGTAGATGAATACAAGTCGTTTGGTTAGCTTTCCATGGATTGCAGTCAACCTCTGCACATTGAGAACGATATCACATCACGCCATGTTCGTCGATCTTGGCGGTGACCAATTCATGGCGGACCAAGTCAACGGATCAGCAACCGGCATCCTCGCCGTGGTTCCTATAAGCGACAGGAGAATCCTCGACTCCATCTGTCGACAGAGGGGAAAGAGAACTCACTGGTATCTGTTGGGGGGCGACCGGTACGGCATCGTCTTGGATAAGGGATCTTCTTGCCCCCGAGTGTCGGCCTAGCAAACTCGATGCCTCGATCGGGATTACCCAAGTCATTGTAGGTGGCGTAGTCGTAGATCCTGTCGGACCGCTTCCGAACACCATTGCCGTCGCCTCGTTGCTCGTTCAGTTCCTTCTTCCTCAGCTCTTTcagccccgccggcgtctccgatggCAGATATGGCTGCACTCAAGTCATCAATGGCTACTGATGAGATCAACTGCATGTCTCAATGGCTGTGATCAACAAGCGCAGAGGATGACGCTGACCTTGTTGCTGAAGAAGATTCGCTTGGTGGGAAGGTCCTTGGTGGATTGGACCCAAGAGTTGCAGGGGAAATGCACCGGCCCGCACGCGAACCCCTCGATGACGACGCCCTCAAGGAAGAACTCCTTCTGGTGGCGGTTGACCACCGTGATCACCCCAGGCTCGCCGAAGGCGGAGTCCACGCCGAATTCCGCGGTGTACACCACGCGCTCTCCCTTCACGTTCTTCTTCTCGTACCAATCCTTGATCACCGTCTCGCCGCTCTTGTTCGGCTTTTTGGTTCCTGAGTTGCAGGGAGAACAATTAGAGGCATCAAAGAAGGAAATTGGCTTTTCTCTTGTTCTGGTGTCAGCAAATCTGCTGCCAACTGGAGAAGTTAAAAGGGAAAAAACTATGATCTAcaatgattccatcttgaaaaAGCCGATCTGGAAGGACACAATCGATGATTGTTCTTGAGGGAAGAGAGAAAAAGTACCTCCTTTTGGTAAATATGGGGATTTTTTTAGATTGAAAAGAGTCATCTTTGGATTTGCTTTATACTATAAAGATCTGATAACAGCACTAGATCCACTTTAAATCTACCAAAAATCAAGTAAAAAGAGCTTGACCCCAAAAGAGTCTAACTTTTTCTTTGTATTTTTCCTCCTCCATCTCATCAAACAGGACGCAAAGTAGAGCTGGAGCTTGTGATCCGAGAACCAAAAGCCAGATCGAAATGTTTCGAGGCTTACTTGGATTGATCTCCGTGCTGATGAGCTCCAGCACCACATTCCGGCCGATCTTGTCGGACAGCGCGTCGAGTTGATTGACGATGACCTCCTTCAGATCCTCCTTGAGCTTCCTCCTCACGGTCAGCGCCGCCCTGACCTTCAACTTCTGCTGCTGCTTCCCCGCCACCAACTTCACCACCTCCTCGCTGATCGTCGCCACGACTGGCGTCGCCGCGGCCTTCTTCATGGACGGAAGTCTCCCCTTCCTCCTCTGTtccaacagagcaggggaggcaaAACAGAGCTTGTTCTGTTTGCTCCCCAGCAAAACAGATCTATTCCCAGGAAGAAAAGAGGATCTCCCCAGCGGAGAGACGCCGATGATCTCATTACATGCTGCCATTCCCTCCCCTCTTTTCTTCCTAAAGATCAAAGTAGTCACTCGAGCAAAGTTTCAGGAGAAAGAAGGGGggggagctttcttcttcttcctgctcTGTTTTGTTGCGACAAGAATTATTGCGGTGTGATCTAAGGATGGGTTGACAAATATAAGAAGGGAGGGGCGGCAGGCGGCCCCTTGGTTTCTACTTTTCTACCTCGTGCACGTTTCTTGTTTGATTTCTTGGCGTttttagatcataaacacatgcTGTACGGGTGTGATCGATTGCGTGATGGTAGAACAAAGTCAACCGTGAGGAAAAGAAGGATGTTTCCAGGTAGTGGGGTTCATTTTCTGCAGCTCGAAGGACCGGCATGCCCATCTGTGGTGTTCAAatggcatatcaatggcagaagcAGTACTGCTTTCACACTGAATCCAGCAACTCGATCATTGGAACATGATGGGGATGATTTCCTCATCGTAGGTACTTCATAAGGACAGGAGGAGATATCAAACTTGTTTGTTTGATTCTTGCTATCATATTTTTAGTTGCTCACAGGACAACATCAATAGAATTCTATCTTGCTTGGTGTGATTGTTGAGTTCGATCTGCCAAGTCAATTTCTCCAATAAAGGGACATGGCGATCTCGTGACGTTCAAGTAAAAAAACGAATTCGTGGTGTTATTTTTTATGACATAAAACTTATCATTTATTATCTCAACCACAAACTAATGAGTGGTGTAAATGCCACTTACTATCTTCTTTTCAATCATTTAAATACCGAAATTTCTCTATAATAATTGAAGTCATCGGAAGTCTAATTAACTCACCTAATTAGCTTCTCGTT of the Musa acuminata AAA Group cultivar baxijiao chromosome BXJ2-10, Cavendish_Baxijiao_AAA, whole genome shotgun sequence genome contains:
- the LOC135624995 gene encoding probable lipoxygenase 6, which translates into the protein MAACNEIIGVSPLGRSSFLPGNRSVLLGSKQNKLCFASPALLEQRRKGRLPSMKKAAATPVVATISEEVVKLVAGKQQQKLKVRAALTVRRKLKEDLKEVIVNQLDALSDKIGRNVVLELISTEINPRTKKPNKSGETVIKDWYEKKNVKGERVVYTAEFGVDSAFGEPGVITVVNRHQKEFFLEGVVIEGFACGPVHFPCNSWVQSTKDLPTKRIFFSNKPYLPSETPAGLKELRKKELNEQRGDGNGVRKRSDRIYDYATYNDLGNPDRGIEFARPTLGGKKIPYPRRCRTGRPPTDTNMVAESRIEKPHPIYVPRDEAFEELKQGAFSAGRLRAVLHNFIPSLIASISADNHDFQGFHHIDNLYKEGLVLKLGLQEHLIKKLPFVRKIQESSEGLLRYDTPRILSKDKFAWLRDDEFARQAVAGINPVSIERLQAFPPVSKLDSEIYGPPESAITEAHISGQLEGLTVQQAVEEGKLFVVDFHDIYLPFIERINAMDRKAYATRTLFFLNPIGTLKPVAIELGLPPAQPGASRPSMVLTPPRDATTNWLWMLGKAHVCSNDAGVHQLVNHWLRTHAVMEPFILAAYRQLSAMHPVFKLLHPHMRYTLEINALARQSLINADGVIESCFTPGAVCMEMSAAYYKHHWRFDLEGLPADLIRRGMAVEDPTQPHGVRLVLPDYPYADDGLLLWSAITSYVRSYIQLYYPDSDPGRIRSDSELQAWYEESINVGHGDHRDAPWWPPLDTSDDLVAFLTTLIWLASAQHAALNFGQYPLGGYVPSRPPLVRRLIPDPERDADEYRAFLADPHRYFLSAMPSVLQATKFMAVVDTLSMHSPDEEYLGGTREGAAAWTADKEAEAAYRNFADEVAAAEEEIKKRNVDPTRRNRCGAGVLPYELLAPSSPPGVTGRGVPNSVSI